From Klebsiella electrica, the proteins below share one genomic window:
- the ogt gene encoding methylated-DNA--[protein]-cysteine S-methyltransferase, translated as MLVLLQDKIDTPLGPLWILCDEQFRLRAVEWDEHSDRMTQLLDLHYRGEGYQRIDARNPGGLSHQLDAYFAGDLGIIETLPTATAGTPFQREVWQALRTIPCGQVMHYGQLAETLGRPGAARAVGAANGSNPVSIVVPCHRVIGRNGTMTGYAGGVQRKEWLLRHEGYLLL; from the coding sequence ATGCTGGTACTGCTGCAGGACAAAATCGACACCCCGCTGGGGCCGTTATGGATTCTATGCGACGAGCAGTTTCGCCTGCGCGCCGTCGAGTGGGACGAGCATAGCGACCGTATGACGCAACTGCTTGATCTGCACTACCGTGGTGAAGGTTATCAGCGCATCGATGCCCGCAATCCCGGCGGGCTGAGTCACCAGCTTGATGCCTACTTCGCCGGCGATCTCGGCATCATCGAGACGCTGCCGACGGCAACGGCAGGCACCCCTTTTCAACGTGAAGTCTGGCAAGCCCTGCGCACCATTCCCTGCGGCCAGGTGATGCATTACGGCCAGCTGGCGGAAACACTGGGGCGCCCAGGCGCCGCGCGCGCGGTCGGCGCGGCCAACGGCTCAAACCCGGTCAGCATAGTCGTGCCCTGCCACCGTGTCATTGGGCGAAATGGCACCATGACCGGCTATGCCGGCGGCGTGCAGCG